The following are encoded together in the Zingiber officinale cultivar Zhangliang chromosome 8A, Zo_v1.1, whole genome shotgun sequence genome:
- the LOC122009232 gene encoding uncharacterized protein LOC122009232, whose product MSRLSFRPRPLDIHKKLPIVKSVKEFEDDDAPTATTSTRNSLLQRIATTYESEKHQNLGKRSSQEIPTPQFSSVETYERDYSRTFAQTTCYIRGRGARAEIGEFVEYDLDDDDEDWLEEFDYERKILSPEKFESLLFKLEILDHRARERAGVLTSTFGAPIPVLLQFDSAAEALQSLAVRSSILQSVYNYWKLKREQWQKPILRHLQPPPPVNDTNPYNVFRPREKAHRLHTRRMQRRENNVQSFEKLRQVRRSLEQARRVVEAVIKREEKKREFVECMVNLQRAQLKYKHEAQLVDDRTALSGFPESFKFTSSDDDDMDADYARAGPASVHPNYADSNFMAVHKELMRRESKQQYISDGRLQRMDPDEPIMLFTKPLDSDRLAAFGIMPPSRPPTDDGSGVPTFRGRIGRGGRIIFDRRDPHSQAPIDQETFPFAPFRRPHPPNG is encoded by the exons GTTTGAGGATGATGATGCTCCCACTGCCACCACTTCAACCCGAAATTCTCTACTGCAACGAATCGCAACAACTTATGAGAGTGAG AAGCATCAAAATCTTGGAAAGAGATCTTCACAAGAAATTCCTACTCCCCAATTCAGCTCTGTGGAAACGTACGAAAGAGATTATTCTCGCACCTTTGCTCAAACAACTTGTTACATACGTGGAAGAGGAG CCAGGGCTGAGATTGGTGAATTTGTCGAGTATGATCTGGATGATGACGACGAGGATTGGCTTGAAGAGTTTGACTACGAGAGAAAAATCCTATCACCAGAAAA GTTTGAGTCCCTGCTGTTCAAGTTGGAGATTTTGGATCACAGAGCTCGAGAAAGAGCAGGAGTCCTAACATCCACATTTGGAGCTCCTATTCCTGTTCTTTTGCAGTTCGACTCCGCAGCAGAG GCCTTGCAATCACTTGCAGTACGTTCCAGCATTTTGCAGTCTGTATATAATTACTGGAAATTGAAG CGGGAACAGTGGCAAAAGCCTATTTTGCGTCACTTGCAG CCGCCTCCTCCAGTTAATGATACCAATCCATATAATGTGTTTAGACCCAGGGAAAAGGCACACCGACTTCATACAAGAAGG ATGCAAAGGAGGGAAAACAATGTTCAGTCATTTGAAAAACTTCGACAG GTCAGGCGTAGCTTGGAGCAGGCAAGGAGAGTGGTGGAAGCCGTAATTAAG agagaagagaagaagcgaGAGTTTGTGGAATGCATGGTCAATCTCCAACGTGCTCAATTGAAGTACAag CATGAGGCACAGCTTGTCGATGACCGAACAGCACTCTCAGGTTTTCCAGAATCATTCAAGTTTACTTCtagtgatgatgatgatatggatgCCGATTATGCACGAGCTGGGCCCGCCTCTGTCCATCCAAACTATGCAGATTCCAATTTTATGGCCGTCCACAAAGAGCTAATGAGGCGAGAATCAAAACAGCAATATATATCAGATGGACGTCTACAGAGGATG GATCCTGACGAGCCGATCATGCTTTTCACAAAACCTCTGGATTCAGATAGGCTTGCTGCCTTTGGCATCATGCCGCCATCTCGTCCGCCTACTGATGATGGTTCAGGCGTACCGACCTTCCGAGGCAGGATTGGTCGCGGGGGACGCATAATCTTTGATCGTCGTGATCCCCATTCCCAAGCTCCAATTGACCAGGAAACCTTTCCTTTTGCACCCTTTCGGAGGCCTCATCCGCCAAATGGCTAA
- the LOC122009234 gene encoding ultraviolet-B receptor UVR8-like has protein sequence MRCASAYFRSHFSASSHSDLLRSLDGGGARRAASVWSFGDNSNGALGIATPLADGYEPTRVPSLPSDVTSVAAGHYHSLAVTARGDLWAWGRNEEGQLGRHAAAHRVTWSQPEKVAGVDHVGVTAAFASGVVSAAIDDEGSLWVWGRSKRGQLGLGNGVIEATKPSKVEALAGHQLVKVSFGWGHALALTKSGKVFGWGYAKDGRLGQMGQKLYVAHEPLKHDRSLESSTSMLDAVEKLVAEKIEEEKSMPIIWEPCEILDMGDSSASDVACGLDHSLVLSSNSSILSGGDNTYGQLGRSTGEGSVMLPVDTNTLSLSVSAGLGHSLAICHTSSGACTSVLSWGWNRSHQLGRRGREDAPGIIKALNGETPTSVSAGRVHSLALTAKKELWLWGSGRNGRLGLGSSLDETEPAMVESLAGLDILQAVAGFDHNLVLVS, from the exons ATGCGATGCGCCTCCGCTTACTTTCGATCTCACTTCTCCGCTTCGTCCCACTCCGATCTCCTCCGATCCCTTGATGGCGGTGGCGCACGGAGGGCGGCGTCTGTATGGAGCTTCGGGGATAACAGCAACGGCGCCTTGGGCATCGCAACGCCGCTCGCCGACGGGTACGAGCCGACCCGGGTTCCGTCTCTCCCCTCCGACGTCACCTCTGTAGCCGCCGGACACTATCACTCCCTCGCCGTCACCGCCAGAGGGGATTTGTGGGCTTGGGGCCGAAACGAGGAGGGTCAGCTTGGAAGGCACGCTGCGGCGCACAG AGTCACATGGAGCCAACCAGAAAAAGTTGCAGGTGTGGATCATGTTGGAGTTACAGCTGCTTTTGCATCTGGTGTTGTATCTGCTGCCATTGACGATGAAGGCTCTTTATGGGTATGGGGACGATCCAAGCGTGGTCAACTTGGCCTGGGAAATGGTGTTATAGAAGCTACTAAACCTTCCAAAGTCGAGGCACTTGCAGGTCATCAGTTAGTGAAG GTATCTTTTGGATGGGGGCATGCATTGGCTCTAACTAAATCTGGTAAGGTGTTTGGTTGGGGTTATGCAAAGGATGGAAGATTAGGTCAAATGGGGCAGAAGCTCTATGTAGCACATGAACCTTTGAAACATGATAGATCATTGGAGAGTTCGACGTCAATGCTTGATGCAGTCGAGAAATTGGTGGCAGAGAagattgaggaagagaagagcaTGCCCATCATTTGGGAGCCATGTGAAATTCTGGATATGGGTGATTCCAGTGCTTCTGATGTAGCTTGTGGGCTCGATCATTCTTTAGTGCTCTCTA GTAATTCCAGTATACTAAGCGGCGGAGACAATACATATGGTCAGCTGGGCAGGAGCACAGGAGAAGGCTCTGTTATGCTTCCCGTTGACACGAACACTCTCTCACTCTCAGTTTCAGCAGGCCTCGGTCACTCTCTTGCCATATGCCATACTTCATCTGGAGCTTGCACTTCTGTGCTTTCATGGGGATGGAACCGGAGTCACCAGTTGGGGCGTCGAGGGCGAGAAGATGCCCCGGGAATAATCAAAGCCCTCAATGGAGAAACTCCAACATCAGTTTCTGCTGGGCGTGTGCATTCCCTTGCCCTCACTGCCAAGAAGGAGTTGTGGTTGTGGGGCTCTGGCCGAAATGGCCGACTTGGACTCGGAAGCTCGTTGGACGAGACGGAGCCAGCCATGGTGGAGTCTCTGGCTGGGCTTGATATTCTACAAGCAGTGGCGGGTTTCGACCATAATCTTGTGCTGGTTTCATAA